Sequence from the Pelorhabdus rhamnosifermentans genome:
GATCAGGGGCGGTTTCCCGGATTAACTCTATCTTGGTTGCACCGCCTGGCTCACATATGGATGTGGGCGGGCGGGCAATTTTGGCGGCTCCGGGAACGAAATCGGAAATTATTGCTCGTACGATTAGCACCGGTGGAGTGGTCATTAATCGGGGGCATTTGTTAGGGATATCGCCTGAAACTAAAGCTCACCTCGAGTGTCACGGGTTACTATTATCGGACCAGGGCATTATTCATGCAGTACCGGAACTGGAAGCCCGGACAAGCAATGCGGAACTCAGTCATGAAGCGGCAGTAGGGAAGATTGCGCCAGAAGAGATTGAGTACCTGATGGCACGCGGGTTAAACGAGGAAGAAGCCGTTGCTACGATTGTTCGCGGTTTTCTCAATGTAAATATTGAGGGATTACCGGCTGCTTTGGCACAGGAAATAGACCGAGCGATTCAGGAGTTTAGTTTAAAAAAATAACAAAGAAAAGATTCACACAGAGCCTCTAATTCAATGACAGGGTGACATAGCGGTAAATAGGATAAAACAAGAGCTAGGTTAGTTTAGGACTAACCTAGCTCTTGTTTTAGAAAAATCATTGGGCTATTTGGAATCCGTATTGCTGAAATACTTTCATTCCAGCTGAACTGGTGAGATAATTTAAAAATTCCTGGGCAGCTTCAGGTTGTCGGGAATTTTTTAATATGACACCAGGAAATATGATTGGCGTATGAGAATTAGGTGGTGCAGTTGCCACGATGGTTACGTTGTCGCTTGTAGCGGCCACTGTGGAAAATACGATTCCGGCATCTGCATTGCCTGTTTCTACATAGGATAGAATGGTGCGAACATCTTTTGCTAGTACGGCTTTATTTTTTACTTCTTCCCAAATTCCAAGATATTTCAAGACTTCCTCGCCATATTGACCTGCCGGAACCGTTTTCGGTTCGCCAAGTCCATAATGAATAACACTGTTTTTGGCTAAATCTTTGAAGCTACTTAGGCCTAGTGATGAGTCTTTAGGAACAATTAATACCAGTTTATTACTGACAAGGTTTTTGCGGGTAGCAGCGTCAATCAGATTTTTTTTTGCTAAATCATCTACTTGTTTATTAGCAGCGGAAATGAAAATATCCGTTGGCGCGCCTTGTTCAATTTGGGATTCTAATACTCCGGCGGCGGCCAGGTTGTAAATAATTTTTACCGCGGGATGGCTCTGTTCATATTCTTTTTGGATATCTAGTAAGGCATCTTTTAAACCTAAGGCGGCTGATACGTTTAATTCAATAGGGGGAGGGCTGGAAGTTTGGGCAGGGGTGTTCCCACAGGCACTTGTTAACAATAATAGGACGACAGTAGCCATACACAAGAACGTTTTTTTAATCATTCTTTATCCACTCCTTTTTTACAGCCAAATAAAAATTCAGTACTAAAATTAATTTTTGGAATATATTTCATAATTACTATATAATTTTGTTAGACGAATTGTCAAGCGAAGATGATTATTTATTCCTCCTTGTGATGCATCGTTACTAGCATACGCTGAAGTGAATGTTGTATAAGAATGATCATTTGATTATGACCATAGTGGTCTATCATCATCGGATATGTTGTTCCCTAAATTGATGAATTTATATCACTGAAAATGAGTTAGCATGGAAACCGGGTGCCATGCTAACTCATTTTTTGCAAAGTGTTTTAGGTTGATTATTCCAGTTAAAACGTCTATACTATAAATGATCATATGTTCAAAACAAAATTTATTAGGAAATAAGCTTTGTTTAGTATAATTGCAAGATTAAAGTTGCGAGAATATGCTAAGATACTTGTTTATCTGGATTTATGAGAGAGGGGATAAAAAAATGAGTACAACAGAATGTTCATCTGATGTAAAACAGTTAGCAGGTCAGTATTTTAAAGAAGGTTATAATTGTGCAGAAGCTGTATTGCGGGCTTTTAGACAGGAACTTAACCTTGATTTGAGTGATGAAGCATTGAAAGTTGGGACTGGATTTGGCGGTGGAATAGGACATGCGGGATGTGTTTGCGGGGCTCTGGCTGCATCTGTTATG
This genomic interval carries:
- the modA gene encoding molybdate ABC transporter substrate-binding protein, with translation MIKKTFLCMATVVLLLLTSACGNTPAQTSSPPPIELNVSAALGLKDALLDIQKEYEQSHPAVKIIYNLAAAGVLESQIEQGAPTDIFISAANKQVDDLAKKNLIDAATRKNLVSNKLVLIVPKDSSLGLSSFKDLAKNSVIHYGLGEPKTVPAGQYGEEVLKYLGIWEEVKNKAVLAKDVRTILSYVETGNADAGIVFSTVAATSDNVTIVATAPPNSHTPIIFPGVILKNSRQPEAAQEFLNYLTSSAGMKVFQQYGFQIAQ